From a region of the Clupea harengus chromosome 9, Ch_v2.0.2, whole genome shotgun sequence genome:
- the ankrd49 gene encoding ankyrin repeat domain-containing protein 49: MEFPEGFNQLELLQTHGDLIPMATNSTWSEGEEEECEEEECERTEEWYEQEERRLQDTHTHTPAELMLWAAENNRLATVQRMLTVDSSLIGCRDTDGYTPLHRAAYAGHVGVACALIDAGAELEARTADDWTPLHCACRWDNVGVASCLLRCGASVNSQSRGGLTPLHLAAGSPGSGRSLELLLMQRPLLTETRNCSGDTAEAISHRTSKHHTLFQIAHTHNNTHTHTLSDHTNP, translated from the exons atggagtTCCCAGAGGGCTTTAACCAGCTGGAGTTACTGCAGACCCACGGCGACCTGATCCCCATGGCAACGAACAGCACGTGGAGCgagggtgaggaggaagagtgtgaggaggaggagtgtgagcgGACGGAGGAGTGGTacgagcaggaggagaggcgtctgcaggacacacacacacacacacctgcggaaCTCATGCTGTGGGCAGCCGAGAACAACAgg TTGGCTACAGTGCAACGGATGCTGACAGTTGactcttctctgattggttgCCGTGACACCGATGGTTACACCCCCCTTCATCGAGCTGCCTATGCTGGGCATGTGGGCGTGGCCTGTGCCCTGATTGATGCGGGGGCGGAGCTTGAGGCGAGAACAGCAGACGATTGGACGCCGCTGCACTGCGCCTGTCGCTGGGACAATGTGGGAGTGGCCTCCTGTCTCCTGCGCTGTGGGGCCTCGGTGAACAGCCAATCACGGGGCGGCCTGACACCTCTGCATCTGGCGGCAGGAAGCCCGGGCAGTGGGCGGAGCCTGGAGCTGCTCCTTATGCAACGCCCCCTGCTGACAGAAACACGCAACTGCAGCGGCGACACAGCAGAAGCCATCTCCCACCGGACcagcaaacaccacacactctttcagatcgcacacacacacaataacacacacacacacactctttcagatcacacaaacccataa